Proteins encoded together in one Cellulomonas gilvus ATCC 13127 window:
- a CDS encoding DUF485 domain-containing protein has product MSDTLDEPVETPYQRVQRSDEFQALRSRFRRFVFPMTALFLVWYFVYVLLANYAHDFMSTRVWGTITVGLLFGLGQFVSTFAITMIYARWANNRQDVVADRLRRHIEDGELAPGADR; this is encoded by the coding sequence ATGAGCGACACTCTGGACGAACCGGTCGAGACCCCGTACCAACGGGTGCAGCGCAGCGACGAGTTCCAGGCCCTGCGGAGCAGGTTCCGGCGCTTCGTCTTCCCGATGACCGCGCTCTTCCTGGTCTGGTACTTCGTCTACGTGCTGCTGGCCAACTACGCGCACGACTTCATGTCGACGCGCGTGTGGGGGACCATCACCGTCGGCCTGCTGTTCGGTCTCGGCCAGTTCGTCTCGACGTTCGCGATCACGATGATCTACGCGCGGTGGGCCAACAACCGGCAGGACGTGGTGGCCGACCGCCTCCGCCGGCACATCGAGGACGGCGAGCTGGCTCCGGGGGCGGACCGATGA
- a CDS encoding solute symporter family protein, with translation MSAGGAVLAAATESEQVGSPAVNIAIFGAFVLVTLVIVFRASRNNSTAADYYAAGRSFTGPQNGTAIAGDYLSAASFLGICGAIALNGYDGFLYSVGFLVAWLVALLLVAELLRNTGRFTMADVLSFRLKQRPVRMAAALSTLAVVFFYLLAQMAGAGGLVALLLGVEGVAAQGLVIAVVGALMILYVLVGGMKGTTWVQIIKAILLIAGAAVMTLWVLAKFGFNLSDLLQGAIDKAGPGGESLIEPGRQYGVSAMSQLNFLSLALALVLGTAGLPHVLMRFYTVPSAKEARRSVVWAIWLIGIFYLFTLVLGYGAGALVGPEAIKAAPGGVNSAAPLLAYELGGEILLGLISAVAFATILAVVAGLTITAAASFAHDIYANVIKRGEVRPDGEVKVARITVIAIGVLAIIGGIFANGQNVAFLVALAFAVAASANLPTIIYSLFWKRFNTSGALWSMYGGLISCIVLIAFSPVVSGKVDPATGKSLSMIKDVTVDFHLIPLENPGLISIPLAFLLGIVGTLLSKEKPHPEKFAEMEVRSLTGAGAEKATVH, from the coding sequence ATGAGCGCCGGGGGAGCGGTCCTGGCGGCCGCCACCGAGTCGGAGCAGGTCGGGTCACCCGCGGTCAACATCGCGATCTTCGGTGCGTTCGTCCTGGTCACGCTCGTGATCGTGTTCCGCGCGTCGCGCAACAACAGCACGGCGGCCGACTACTACGCCGCCGGCCGGTCCTTCACGGGACCGCAGAACGGGACCGCGATCGCGGGCGACTACCTCTCGGCCGCGTCGTTCCTGGGCATCTGCGGCGCGATCGCCCTGAACGGCTACGACGGCTTCCTGTACTCGGTCGGGTTCCTGGTGGCGTGGCTCGTCGCGCTGCTGCTGGTGGCGGAGCTGCTGCGCAACACCGGCCGCTTCACGATGGCCGACGTGCTGTCGTTCCGGCTCAAGCAGCGCCCCGTCCGCATGGCCGCGGCGCTGTCGACGCTCGCCGTCGTGTTCTTCTACCTGCTCGCGCAGATGGCGGGCGCGGGCGGGCTCGTCGCGCTGCTGCTCGGCGTCGAGGGCGTGGCCGCACAGGGGCTGGTGATCGCCGTCGTCGGTGCGCTGATGATCCTGTACGTCCTGGTCGGCGGCATGAAGGGCACCACCTGGGTCCAGATCATCAAGGCGATCCTGCTGATCGCGGGTGCCGCGGTGATGACGCTGTGGGTGCTCGCGAAGTTCGGCTTCAACCTCTCCGACCTGCTGCAGGGCGCGATCGACAAGGCGGGCCCGGGCGGTGAGTCGCTCATCGAGCCGGGCCGGCAGTACGGCGTCTCGGCCATGAGCCAGCTGAACTTCCTGTCGCTCGCGCTCGCCCTGGTGCTCGGCACCGCGGGGCTGCCGCACGTGCTCATGCGGTTCTACACGGTGCCGTCGGCCAAGGAGGCGCGGCGTTCGGTGGTCTGGGCGATCTGGCTGATCGGCATCTTCTACCTGTTCACGCTCGTGCTCGGGTACGGCGCCGGTGCGCTCGTGGGGCCCGAGGCCATCAAGGCCGCACCGGGCGGGGTCAACTCCGCGGCGCCGCTGCTGGCCTACGAGCTGGGTGGCGAGATCCTGCTGGGCCTGATCTCCGCGGTCGCGTTCGCGACGATCCTCGCAGTGGTCGCGGGCCTGACGATCACGGCGGCGGCGTCGTTCGCGCACGACATCTACGCCAACGTCATCAAGCGCGGCGAGGTCCGCCCCGACGGCGAGGTCAAGGTCGCCCGGATCACGGTGATCGCGATCGGCGTCCTGGCGATCATCGGCGGCATCTTCGCCAACGGGCAGAACGTGGCGTTCCTCGTCGCGCTCGCGTTCGCGGTCGCGGCCAGCGCCAACCTGCCGACGATCATCTACTCGCTGTTCTGGAAGCGGTTCAACACGTCGGGCGCGCTGTGGAGCATGTACGGCGGCCTGATCTCCTGCATTGTGCTGATCGCGTTCTCGCCGGTCGTGTCCGGCAAGGTCGACCCGGCCACGGGCAAGAGCCTGTCGATGATCAAGGACGTCACGGTCGACTTCCACCTGATCCCGTTGGAGAACCCCGGCCTGATCTCGATCCCGCTCGCATTCCTGCTCGGGATCGTCGGGACGCTCCTGAGCAAGGAGAAGCCGCACCCGGAGAAGTTCGCCGAGATGGAGGTCCGTTCGCTGACCGGCGCGGGTGCCGAGAAGGCGACGGTGCACTGA
- the rpsA gene encoding 30S ribosomal protein S1 yields the protein MSISTPAKPATPQVAINDIGTAEDFLAAIDATIKYFNDGDIVEGTVVKVDRDEVLLDIGYKTEGVIPSRELSIKHDVDPGEVVKVGDEVEALVLQKEDKEGRLILSKKRAQYERAWGTIEKIKEEDGVVTGTVIEVVKGGLILDIGLRGFLPASLVEMRRVRDLGPYVGKEIEAKIIELDKNRNNVVLSRRAWLEQTQSEVRSTFLQTLQKGQVRPGVVSSIVNFGAFVDLGGVDGLVHVSELSWKHIDHPSEVVEVGQEVTVEVLDVDFDRERVSLSLKATQEDPWQAFARTHAIGQVVPGKVTKLVPFGAFVRVEDGIEGLVHISELAVRHVEIPEQVVQVGDDVFVKVIDIDLERRRISLSLKQANEGFDPESEDFDPALYGMAAEYDEQGNYKYPEGFDPATNEWLEGFEAQRETWEAQYAAAHERWEAHRKQVAEAAKADAEAATSESAPASSGPVPSTYSSSTDEATGTLASDEALAALREKLTGN from the coding sequence ATGAGCATCTCCACCCCCGCGAAGCCCGCCACGCCGCAGGTCGCGATCAACGACATCGGCACGGCCGAGGACTTCCTGGCCGCGATCGACGCCACCATCAAGTACTTCAACGATGGCGACATCGTCGAGGGCACCGTCGTCAAGGTCGACCGTGACGAGGTCCTTCTCGACATCGGCTACAAGACCGAGGGCGTCATCCCCTCCCGTGAGCTGTCCATCAAGCACGACGTGGACCCCGGTGAGGTCGTCAAGGTCGGCGACGAGGTCGAGGCCCTCGTCCTCCAGAAGGAGGACAAGGAAGGCCGGCTGATCCTGTCCAAGAAGCGGGCGCAGTACGAGCGCGCGTGGGGCACGATCGAGAAGATCAAGGAGGAGGACGGCGTCGTCACCGGCACCGTCATCGAGGTCGTCAAGGGCGGCCTGATCCTCGACATCGGTCTGCGCGGCTTCCTGCCCGCCTCGCTCGTCGAGATGCGCCGTGTCCGCGACCTCGGCCCCTACGTGGGCAAGGAGATCGAGGCCAAGATCATCGAGCTCGACAAGAACCGCAACAACGTGGTCCTGTCGCGCCGCGCGTGGCTCGAGCAGACGCAGTCCGAGGTCCGCTCCACCTTCCTGCAGACGCTGCAGAAGGGCCAGGTGCGCCCCGGTGTCGTCTCGTCGATCGTCAACTTCGGTGCGTTCGTCGACCTGGGCGGCGTGGACGGCCTCGTGCACGTCTCCGAGCTGTCCTGGAAGCACATCGACCACCCGTCCGAGGTCGTCGAGGTCGGCCAGGAGGTCACGGTCGAGGTCCTGGACGTCGACTTCGACCGCGAGCGGGTCTCGCTGTCGCTGAAGGCGACGCAGGAGGACCCGTGGCAGGCGTTCGCCCGGACGCACGCCATCGGCCAGGTCGTCCCCGGCAAGGTCACGAAGCTCGTCCCGTTCGGTGCGTTCGTGCGCGTCGAGGACGGCATCGAGGGCCTCGTGCACATCTCGGAGCTGGCCGTGCGCCACGTCGAGATCCCGGAGCAGGTCGTCCAGGTGGGCGACGACGTCTTCGTCAAGGTCATCGACATCGACCTGGAGCGTCGCCGGATCTCGCTGTCGCTCAAGCAGGCGAACGAGGGCTTCGACCCCGAGTCCGAGGACTTCGACCCCGCGCTGTACGGCATGGCGGCCGAGTACGACGAGCAGGGCAACTACAAGTACCCCGAGGGCTTCGACCCGGCCACGAACGAGTGGCTCGAGGGCTTCGAGGCCCAGCGCGAGACGTGGGAGGCCCAGTACGCGGCCGCGCACGAGCGCTGGGAGGCCCACCGCAAGCAGGTCGCCGAGGCCGCCAAGGCCGACGCCGAGGCTGCGACGTCCGAGTCGGCCCCCGCGAGCAGCGGCCCGGTCCCCTCGACGTACTCGTCCTCGACCGACGAGGCCACCGGGACGCTCGCGTCCGACGAGGCCCTCGCCGCGCTGCGCGAGAAGCTCACGGGCAACTGA
- the coaE gene encoding dephospho-CoA kinase yields MQRIGLTGGIAAGKSVAARRLAELGAVVIDADVLARAAVEPGTPGLDEVVEEFGESVLAPDGALDRAALGRLVFDDPAARARLEAIVHPVVRRLAAEQEAAAAALDHGAVVVHDIPLLVETGRADEFHLVVVVHAPAVLRVERLVRLRGMDRADAEARVAAQAGDDERSAVADVVLDGTGSDEDLRGQVDALWDRLVGEQRQEAAAGL; encoded by the coding sequence ATGCAGCGCATCGGGTTGACGGGCGGGATCGCAGCGGGGAAGTCGGTGGCCGCACGCCGGCTGGCCGAGCTGGGCGCGGTGGTGATCGACGCGGACGTGCTCGCGCGCGCCGCGGTCGAGCCCGGGACGCCGGGGCTGGACGAGGTGGTCGAGGAGTTCGGGGAGTCGGTCCTTGCCCCGGACGGCGCGCTGGACCGTGCGGCGCTGGGTCGTCTGGTGTTCGACGATCCCGCGGCCCGGGCACGGCTGGAGGCGATCGTGCACCCGGTGGTGCGGCGGCTCGCGGCCGAGCAGGAGGCGGCGGCGGCGGCGCTCGACCACGGTGCCGTGGTGGTCCACGACATCCCGTTGCTGGTCGAGACGGGACGGGCCGACGAGTTCCATCTCGTGGTGGTGGTGCACGCGCCCGCGGTGCTGCGCGTCGAGCGGCTGGTGCGTCTGCGCGGCATGGACCGTGCGGACGCCGAGGCCCGGGTCGCCGCGCAGGCGGGTGACGACGAGCGGAGCGCGGTGGCTGACGTGGTGCTGGACGGCACGGGCAGCGACGAGGACCTCCGCGGTCAGGTGGACGCGCTGTGGGACCGCCTCGTGGGCGAGCAGCGCCAGGAGGCCGCCGCGGGGCTCTGA
- a CDS encoding 6-phosphofructokinase — translation MRVGLLTGGGDVPGLNAAIRAVVKRGEGEYGHQIVGFRNGWRGVVDGDVMPLTRQHIRNVLPVGGTLLGTARFHPHSSDGGIDSVLATLEAERLEALICIGGDGTLHAASKIAEAGVRIVAIPKTIDNDVWGTDQSIGFDTAVTVATDAVDRIHTTAESHNRVMIVEVMGRHAGWIAATAGIAGGAELVLAPEAPFDIEKIERFLKHRHRAHASFSIVVVAEGAVPAEGTAMHYETQVGKFGEIVAGAIGERLKVEIEQRTGFDTRVTVLGHVQRGGTPTPTDRILGSRFGVAAIDAVTQGRSNVMTALRGDRVELVSLEEVAGKVKHVPDELLAVARALA, via the coding sequence GTGCGAGTCGGTCTGCTCACGGGCGGCGGCGACGTCCCCGGACTGAATGCCGCCATCCGTGCCGTGGTCAAGCGGGGCGAGGGGGAGTACGGGCACCAGATCGTCGGCTTCCGCAACGGCTGGCGCGGCGTGGTGGACGGGGACGTCATGCCGCTGACCCGCCAGCACATCCGCAACGTCCTGCCGGTCGGTGGCACGCTGCTCGGCACGGCGCGGTTCCACCCGCACTCGAGCGACGGCGGCATCGACTCGGTCCTGGCCACGCTGGAGGCCGAGCGGCTCGAGGCGCTGATCTGCATCGGCGGCGACGGCACGCTGCACGCCGCGAGCAAGATCGCCGAGGCCGGCGTCCGCATCGTCGCGATCCCGAAGACGATCGACAACGACGTGTGGGGGACCGACCAGTCGATCGGCTTCGACACGGCCGTCACGGTCGCCACGGACGCCGTCGACCGCATCCACACCACCGCGGAGAGCCACAACCGCGTGATGATCGTCGAGGTCATGGGACGCCACGCGGGCTGGATCGCCGCGACCGCCGGCATCGCGGGCGGCGCGGAGCTCGTGCTCGCGCCCGAGGCCCCGTTCGACATCGAGAAGATCGAGCGGTTCCTCAAGCACCGGCACCGCGCGCACGCGAGCTTCTCGATCGTCGTCGTGGCCGAGGGTGCGGTGCCCGCCGAGGGCACCGCGATGCACTACGAGACGCAGGTCGGCAAGTTCGGCGAGATCGTCGCGGGCGCGATCGGCGAGCGGCTCAAGGTGGAGATCGAGCAGCGCACCGGGTTCGACACGCGCGTGACGGTGCTGGGCCACGTGCAGCGCGGCGGCACGCCGACGCCCACCGACCGCATCCTCGGCAGCCGCTTCGGCGTCGCGGCGATCGACGCGGTCACGCAGGGCCGGTCGAACGTGATGACGGCGCTGCGCGGCGACCGTGTCGAGCTCGTCTCGCTCGAGGAGGTCGCCGGCAAGGTCAAGCACGTGCCCGACGAGCTGCTCGCCGTGGCTCGCGCGCTCGCGTGA
- a CDS encoding class I SAM-dependent methyltransferase has translation MPPSDDADDTLAEVAFRHVPDDGAGRRWWDANAQEYLADHGQFLGPADFVWCPEGVREADAHLLGDVAGARVLEVGAGAAQCSRWLAGQGAHAVASDVSWQMLRAGRRYDDDAGVRVPAVVADARELPFADASFDVVFTAFGAIPFVPDADRVHAEAARVLRPGGRWAFAVTHPIRWAFPDDPEGLTAVRSYFDRSPYVELTATGRALYAEYHRTFGDHVADVVAAGLVLDRVVEPPWPSGHDRTWGGWGPVRGALLPGTAVFVAHKP, from the coding sequence ATGCCCCCGTCCGACGACGCCGACGACACGCTGGCCGAGGTCGCCTTCCGCCACGTCCCCGACGACGGCGCCGGGCGCCGCTGGTGGGATGCGAACGCCCAGGAGTACCTCGCCGACCACGGACAGTTCCTGGGCCCCGCCGACTTCGTGTGGTGCCCCGAGGGCGTGCGTGAGGCCGACGCGCACCTGCTCGGCGACGTCGCCGGCGCACGCGTGCTCGAGGTCGGCGCGGGTGCGGCGCAGTGCAGCCGGTGGCTCGCGGGCCAGGGTGCGCACGCGGTCGCGTCGGACGTCTCCTGGCAGATGCTGCGGGCCGGGCGGCGGTACGACGACGACGCGGGCGTCCGCGTGCCCGCGGTCGTCGCCGACGCACGTGAGCTGCCGTTCGCCGACGCGTCCTTCGACGTCGTGTTCACCGCGTTCGGTGCGATCCCGTTCGTGCCCGACGCGGACCGGGTGCACGCCGAGGCGGCACGCGTGCTGCGGCCGGGCGGCCGGTGGGCCTTCGCGGTGACGCACCCGATCCGCTGGGCGTTCCCGGACGACCCCGAGGGGCTGACCGCGGTGCGGTCCTACTTCGACCGCAGCCCGTACGTCGAGCTCACCGCCACGGGCCGCGCGCTGTACGCCGAGTACCACCGCACGTTCGGCGACCACGTCGCGGACGTGGTCGCTGCCGGGCTCGTGCTCGACCGCGTGGTCGAGCCCCCGTGGCCGTCCGGTCACGACCGCACGTGGGGCGGCTGGGGGCCGGTCCGCGGCGCGCTGCTGCCCGGCACCGCCGTGTTCGTCGCGCACAAGCCCTGA